A genomic region of Capnocytophaga canimorsus contains the following coding sequences:
- a CDS encoding NADH:ubiquinone reductase (Na(+)-transporting) subunit D produces the protein MGLSKKDVKLVTDPLWDNNPITVQVLGICSALAITAQLKAAIVMGLSVIFVLSVGNVVISLIRNVIPGKIRIIVQLLVVAALVIIVDQVLKAFSYELSKQLSVFVGLIITNCIIMGRFEAFALGNTPWKSFLDGIGNAGGYALALVIVAFFRELLGSGTLLGFQVLGDPIKKTGLYALGYENNGFMLLAPMALITYGIVIWIQRTRNKSLIEE, from the coding sequence ATGGGACTATCAAAAAAAGACGTAAAATTGGTTACAGACCCGCTATGGGATAACAACCCAATTACCGTACAAGTACTGGGGATTTGTTCCGCATTGGCGATTACGGCACAGCTTAAAGCAGCTATCGTTATGGGATTGTCCGTAATATTTGTACTTAGTGTGGGGAACGTAGTAATTTCTTTGATTAGAAATGTTATTCCTGGTAAAATTCGTATTATCGTGCAATTGTTGGTGGTTGCGGCGTTGGTAATCATTGTTGATCAAGTGCTAAAAGCCTTTTCGTATGAGTTGAGTAAACAACTATCTGTATTTGTGGGGCTTATCATCACAAACTGTATCATTATGGGACGCTTCGAGGCTTTCGCTTTGGGAAATACCCCTTGGAAATCGTTCTTAGATGGTATCGGAAACGCAGGTGGATATGCGTTGGCTCTTGTTATCGTAGCTTTCTTCCGTGAGCTTTTAGGTTCGGGAACGCTTCTTGGATTCCAAGTATTAGGCGACCCTATCAAAAAGACAGGTTTGTATGCATTAGGATACGAAAATAACGGATTTATGTTATTGGCTCCGATGGCACTTATCACTTACGGAATTGTGATTTGGATTCAGCGTACACGTAACAAATCCTTAATTGAGGAATAA
- the nqrE gene encoding NADH:ubiquinone reductase (Na(+)-transporting) subunit E, with the protein MEYIELIFKSIFVDNMVFATFLGMCSYLAVSKKVSTAVGLGAAVIFVLAVTVPMNWLLNEYLLKEGALAWLGEEYASYDLSFLTYILFIATVATMVQLVEIIVEKFAPALYNSLGIFLPLIAVNCAILGGSLFMQSREIPTIGLAATYGLASGIGWFLAIVAIAAIREKIRYSNVPPALRGLGITFIITGLMAIGFMSFGGMLTGGEKKSDEDKKAVIEQKVNKTEKLANNTKEIK; encoded by the coding sequence ATGGAATATATAGAACTGATTTTTAAGTCGATATTCGTAGATAATATGGTATTCGCTACCTTTTTGGGTATGTGTTCGTACCTTGCGGTATCTAAGAAAGTATCTACGGCAGTTGGTTTGGGAGCAGCGGTTATTTTCGTATTGGCTGTAACTGTTCCTATGAACTGGCTACTGAACGAATATCTGCTCAAAGAAGGAGCTTTGGCTTGGTTGGGCGAGGAGTACGCAAGTTATGATTTAAGTTTCTTGACCTACATTTTGTTCATAGCAACGGTGGCTACGATGGTTCAGTTAGTAGAAATCATTGTTGAGAAATTTGCTCCTGCTTTGTACAATTCATTGGGGATTTTCTTACCACTCATTGCTGTAAACTGTGCAATTTTGGGAGGTTCACTCTTTATGCAGTCACGTGAAATACCTACCATTGGTTTGGCGGCTACTTACGGATTGGCATCAGGGATTGGTTGGTTTTTGGCAATTGTTGCCATTGCTGCCATTCGTGAGAAAATCCGTTATTCGAACGTGCCACCTGCACTTCGCGGATTGGGAATTACCTTTATCATTACGGGGCTTATGGCTATCGGCTTTATGAGTTTCGGAGGAATGCTTACAGGGGGAGAGAAAAAATCTGATGAGGATAAGAAAGCAGTTATCGAGCAAAAAGTTAATAAAACTGAAAAATTAGCCAATAACACAAAAGAAATTAAGTAA
- the nqrF gene encoding NADH:ubiquinone reductase (Na(+)-transporting) subunit F, with product MVLSSSIFVTVAVTVIALLVITLLLVALLLVVKQKLAPSGPVKIKINGEKVIEVPSGGSLLSTLGNQKIFLPSACGGGGSCIQCECHVLSGGGEALPTETPHFTKKELKEGARLACQVKVKQDMEISIPEEIFGIKKWEAVVVRNYNVASFIKEFVVEIPEDMDYKPGGYIQIEIPPCEIKYSDIDITAHPAEHPGEPEKFKMEWDKFNLWPLVMKNGETVERAYSMASYPAEGREIMLNVRIATPPWDRAKNGWMNVNPGVASSYIFSRKKGDKVVISGPYGEFFINESNAEMLYVGGGAGMAPMRSHLYHLFKTLKTGRKVTYWYGGRSKRELFYLEHFWELEREFPNFKFFIVLSEPLPEDNWKVKKDINDTEGDGFTGFVHNAVIDQYLSKHEAPEDIELYFCGPPMMNKAVQKMGQDFGLPDENIRFDDFGG from the coding sequence ATGGTATTATCAAGTAGTATATTTGTAACAGTAGCAGTAACGGTTATCGCTTTACTGGTGATAACATTGCTTTTGGTGGCACTTTTGTTGGTCGTAAAACAGAAGTTAGCTCCATCAGGACCTGTAAAAATCAAGATTAATGGCGAGAAAGTAATTGAAGTACCTTCGGGAGGGTCGTTACTTTCTACATTAGGGAATCAGAAAATATTTTTGCCTTCAGCTTGTGGTGGAGGTGGGTCTTGTATCCAATGCGAATGCCACGTGCTTTCAGGTGGGGGAGAGGCTCTTCCGACAGAAACACCTCACTTTACCAAAAAAGAACTAAAAGAAGGAGCTCGTTTGGCTTGTCAGGTGAAGGTAAAACAGGATATGGAAATTTCAATTCCTGAGGAAATCTTTGGTATCAAAAAATGGGAGGCTGTCGTGGTTCGTAACTATAACGTAGCTTCATTTATCAAAGAATTTGTGGTTGAAATTCCTGAGGATATGGACTACAAACCAGGGGGATACATTCAGATTGAAATTCCACCTTGCGAGATTAAATATTCTGATATTGACATCACGGCTCACCCTGCAGAACACCCAGGAGAACCTGAAAAATTCAAAATGGAATGGGACAAATTCAACCTTTGGCCTTTAGTTATGAAAAATGGTGAAACCGTAGAACGTGCTTACTCGATGGCTTCGTATCCTGCTGAAGGGCGTGAAATTATGTTGAACGTTCGTATTGCGACTCCACCTTGGGACAGAGCTAAAAACGGTTGGATGAACGTAAATCCGGGGGTGGCTTCTTCGTACATTTTCTCTCGTAAGAAAGGTGATAAAGTAGTTATTTCTGGTCCTTACGGGGAATTCTTCATCAACGAATCGAATGCCGAAATGTTGTACGTAGGAGGTGGGGCAGGTATGGCACCGATGCGTTCGCACCTATATCACTTATTCAAAACGTTGAAAACAGGACGTAAAGTAACCTATTGGTACGGAGGACGTTCTAAACGAGAGTTGTTCTACTTGGAGCATTTCTGGGAATTGGAGCGTGAGTTCCCGAACTTTAAGTTCTTCATCGTGTTGTCTGAGCCACTTCCAGAGGATAATTGGAAAGTTAAGAAAGACATTAACGATACGGAAGGAGACGGATTTACGGGATTTGTTCACAATGCGGTTATTGACCAATATTTGAGCAAACACGAAGCACCAGAAGATATTGAACTGTACTTCTGTGGACCTCCAATGATGAACAAAGCGGTACAAAAAATGGGACAAGACTTCGGTCTTCCTGATGAAAACATCCGCTTTGACGACTTCGGTGGATAG